A region of Deltaproteobacteria bacterium DNA encodes the following proteins:
- a CDS encoding lytic transglycosylase domain-containing protein, with translation MTKEQIIIQITSAAEKAKLDPAIVYGVCVKESSLDPMAVRFEENYRWLFHPDLIRPTFCSLDTEKCLQKFSFGLMQVMGATFRELGFRGWLTSIPQDIGVQLEYGCKYLQQKIKKYGRDEGILAYNAGSPRKSKVPGKKYVNDSYLSEVLEYAREYISREAGGHE, from the coding sequence ATGACCAAAGAGCAAATAATAATTCAAATCACATCTGCCGCGGAGAAGGCGAAACTGGATCCGGCGATTGTGTATGGGGTCTGCGTTAAGGAATCCTCACTCGATCCTATGGCGGTCCGGTTTGAAGAAAATTATCGTTGGCTGTTTCACCCTGACCTGATTCGTCCTACCTTTTGTTCACTCGACACAGAGAAATGCCTTCAAAAGTTCTCCTTCGGGCTTATGCAGGTCATGGGCGCCACTTTTCGTGAGTTGGGATTCCGGGGCTGGCTGACTTCGATCCCTCAAGATATAGGGGTGCAGCTCGAGTACGGATGTAAATACCTCCAACAAAAAATCAAGAAGTACGGCAGAGATGAAGGCATCTTGGCTTACAACGCGGGATCCCCAAGGAAGAGCAAGGTTCCTGGGAAGAAATACGTCAACGATTCATATCTTAGTGAAGTGCTGGAATACGCACGAGAATACATTTCGAGAGAGGCAGGTGGTCATGAATGA